GTCCAGCCAGTGCGTCCGTACGAAACGCCTCCGGTCCGTCGTCAGGCCCAGGCGGACCAGGTAGTCCAGGGCGAAGGCCCCCCACACCACCCACTCCGCGTGGGTGCAGGCCCGGTGGACGCCCTCCCCCGCGTCGGGCACGACGATGGGCACGGCGTAGGCGACGGCGAAAGCCACGGCGAGCACCAGCAGGGGCACCTGCGTACGGCGCTCCCACCGCGCCTGGCGGGAGGGTTCCTTCATGCAGGAATCGTAAGGAACCGCCGAGGGGCGCTGGGACAGGTGTCCCAGCGCCCCCACGGAAGAGTGACCGCTACGCGTCGCCGCCCGCCGCGCCCGGGTCCGCGGCCGTGACGTCCAGCAGCTGGTACCGGTCCACCGCCTGCTTCAGCACCGAGCGGTCGACCTTCCCCTCACGGGCCAGCTCGGTCAGGGTCGCCAGGACCACCGACTGGGCGTCGATGTGGAAGAAGCGCCGCGCCGCGCCCCGCGTGTCGGCGAAGCCGAACCCGTCCGCGCCCAGCGAGGTGTACGTACCGGGCACCCAGCGCGAGATCTGGTCCGGCACCGCGCGCATCCAGTCCGAGACCGCCACGAACGGCCCCTCCGCACCCGACAGCTTCCGCGTCACGTACGGGACGCGCTGCTCCTCCTCCGGGTGGAGCAGGTTGTGCTCCTCCACGGCGACGGCCTCGCGGCGCAGCTCGTTCCAGGAGGTCGCCGACCAGACGTCCGCCTTGACGTTCCACTCGGCGGCCAGGATCCGCTGCGCCTCCAGCGCCCACGGCACTGCCACGCCCGAGGCCAGGATCTGCGCCCCGATGGCGCCCGAGGCGCCCCGCGACACCCGGTGGATGCCCTTGAGGATGCCGTCCACGTCGACGTCCGCCGGCTCGGCCGGGTGCTGGATCGGCTCGTTGTAGACCGTCAGGTAGTAGAAGACGTCCTCGGCCTCGGGCCCGTACATCCGCCGCAGACCGTCCTTGACGATGTGCGCGATCTCGTAGCCGTAGGCCGGGTCGTACGCGACGCAGCCCGGGTTGGTCGACGCCAGCAGCTGGGAGTGACCGTCGGCGTGCTGGAGACCCTCACCCGTCAGGGTGGTCCGGCCGGCGGTCGCACCCAGGACGAAACCGCGCGCCAGCTGGTCGGCCATCTGCCAGAACTGGTCACCGGTGCGCTGGAAACCGAACATCGAGTAGAAGACGTAGACCGGGATCAGCGGCTCGCCGTGCGTCGCGTACGCCGAACCCGCGGCGATCAGCGAGGCCGTGCAGCCCGCCTCCGAGATGCCGTCGTGCAGCATCTGGCCGGTCGGGGACTCCTTGTACGCGAGGAGCAGGTCGCGGTCGACCGCCTCGTACTGCTGCCCCAGCGGGTTGTAGATCTTGGCGCTCGGGAAGAAGGCGTCCATGCCGAAGGTGCGGTACTCGTCGGGCGCGATCAGCACGAAGCGCTTGCCGATCTCCTTGTCCCGCATCAGGTCCTTCAGGATGCGGACGAAGGCCATCGTGGTGGCGATCGACTGCTGGCCCGAGCCCTTCTTGGCGGTCGCGTACGCCTTGTCGTCCGGCAGCTGGAGCGGCTTGGCGCGCACCACGCGGGTCGGTACGTAGCCGCCGTGCGCGCTGCGCTGGTCGTGCATGTACTGGATCTCGGGGGAGTTGCGGCCCGGGTGGTAGTACGGCGGCGCGCCGTTCTCCAGCTGGGCGTCCGTGATCGGGATGTGCAGGCGGTCGCGGAAGCGCTTGAGGTCGTCGACCGTCAGCTTCTTCATCTGGTGCGTGGCGTTGCGGCCCTCGAAGTTCGGGCCCAGCGTCCAGCCCTTGACCGTCTGCGCCAGGATCACCGTCGGCTGGCCCTTGTGGGCCT
The Streptomyces sp. NBC_00091 genome window above contains:
- the aceE gene encoding pyruvate dehydrogenase (acetyl-transferring), homodimeric type, whose amino-acid sequence is MASASDRNPIIIGGLPSQVPDFDPEETQEWLDSLDAAVDERGRERARYLMLRLIERAREKRVAVPEMRSTDYVNTIATKDEPFFPGNEEIERKVLNATRWNAAVMVSRAQRPGIGVGGHIATFASSASLYDVGFNHFFRGKDEGDGGDQIFFQGHASPGIYARAYLLDRLSEQQLDAFRQEKSKAPYGLSSYPHPRLMPDFWEFPTVSMGLGPLGAIYQARMNRYMQARGIADTSKSHVWAYLGDGEMDEPESLGQLSIAAREGLDNLTFVVNCNLQRLDGPVRGNGKIIQELESQFRGAGWNVIKLIWDRSWDPLLAQDRDGILVNKMNSTPDGQFQTYATESGAYIREHFFGGDQRLRAMVENMTDYQIQHLGRGGHDHKKVYAAYAAAKAHKGQPTVILAQTVKGWTLGPNFEGRNATHQMKKLTVDDLKRFRDRLHIPITDAQLENGAPPYYHPGRNSPEIQYMHDQRSAHGGYVPTRVVRAKPLQLPDDKAYATAKKGSGQQSIATTMAFVRILKDLMRDKEIGKRFVLIAPDEYRTFGMDAFFPSAKIYNPLGQQYEAVDRDLLLAYKESPTGQMLHDGISEAGCTASLIAAGSAYATHGEPLIPVYVFYSMFGFQRTGDQFWQMADQLARGFVLGATAGRTTLTGEGLQHADGHSQLLASTNPGCVAYDPAYGYEIAHIVKDGLRRMYGPEAEDVFYYLTVYNEPIQHPAEPADVDVDGILKGIHRVSRGASGAIGAQILASGVAVPWALEAQRILAAEWNVKADVWSATSWNELRREAVAVEEHNLLHPEEEQRVPYVTRKLSGAEGPFVAVSDWMRAVPDQISRWVPGTYTSLGADGFGFADTRGAARRFFHIDAQSVVLATLTELAREGKVDRSVLKQAVDRYQLLDVTAADPGAAGGDA